ttaattatgttactATTTATTAcctattattaaaaaatgatctGTGAACTTTGAGAGTTGGGAGTTTCTTTGTTTAAATGAtctcttattatttattatttaatattaaaagataatttatagACTTTGAGAGTAAGGAAGCTTTCTCTttcaaatgaaacaaaaaaaaatagagtatgtatttaaataaaaattataatataacataatgttttgcattttaaaacatatttttttaaaataattactgATTTTGGGCCCCTACCCGTGCCTTAGCCAGCCTAGTGGCGTAAAGGAAACGAAAATTGGATTAGAAGCATGGAGGGAGATATGGAGATAAAAGGACAGAGAGGGATAATGGGTTCCACGTTGGCTATGGTTGgattttatcttttaagagagagagagagagagagttaaattGAAGAGATTTAATTGAATCGACTTAAAGTaattggttcgatttttttaattgaattaaagtgattgatttgattttttaatggATCAGTTTGGTTTAGGGTCCAAAAAAACTAGACTTGATTAAAATTAGTTCGATTCTAAGGGTAAGCATTTTGATTCATGGATTTGATCAAATccgattaatatatatatctacataaattaaagatatataatataaatatattatcattaaGTGTTACTTGAcatattttgtgaatttattagtCATTTAGTATGAATTACCTGTCATTATTTAAAGCAAATTACTAATTGTTACCCAACGTGCTTAGGTGtaaattgtttatttatcattgatatttctttttaaaaattacataataaaaatttcaaattaaaaaattattatatgtaatttaaattaataattaaacttaattaattcaatttttattgaGTGGGATCAATTGAGATTTATTCAAATTATAGATTAATATTTAATCTATATTGATTCAATTATTGAGGAGAAAGAGAATGTCATCtggtataatatatatataataaaaaaattatatatatgaattttgttatatatatatattatgagtaTTTTTCGCACTATTATTTATGAGTCGAACACGACCCAGCAAGCCGGCCTAATTGGGAATGGACCCAAGACCGAACTTGTCAGAACAAGATCACACATTGCTAAGACTCGAACTCGGACCGCCGAACCAAACGAGCTCTAACGAGCTCCCAAAACCAACCAAACGAGCTCACTAGCTTGACTATTTAGTTCGCATAGCGACATTGTTACTAAATAACTGGAGGCATGGATCCATCTactttatctaaaataaaacaGATCTTTAGTAACACAGAacccactcccgattttatgaaattgataaggacatcttATTTTCGTGATGTCATCTTTCCACTTTtggattttatataattgtagacacccctcactataaatagggtgcAAAAATACAATTGTAGAGGAtagacaataataatatattgttactcTACTTGAATAACCAGATGGTAGTCGTTGAGTAAATATCGTTGTAGTCGAATCACGTAAAACTCCCCTGCGTTTATCTTTTTTTCTGTCTGTTATTCCTCTCTGCATTTGCACTAATCTTCTCATTGcgagtgtaacgccccgtttttcgAACGCGTTAAAACTCATGACAATtctaagataattttttttttcttaaaaactattgctaaatcatGTCACTCTTTAAATATATCCCAAAAGCTCAAtttatttatctccaaggagaatcaccataaatattaaatgcggaagctagaatcgaacctaacatcataacattgATTATAATTCACTGCTTACATCATGAGAACATAAATCTCTCAACATgtcttaatacataacataaattttcaactaacattaaccttaaatagggttctacatcatcattcctcaaaacgttcagaattcaaagtagcagaatttaaatacataagctACATAACACACattcaactgatcatacaactcatcatgcactttactaagtgccatttcatgcctcattcatcctcgtttctactacgatcttcatctggaatgtttaaatattgcagaggcaaagcccaagttagatgatgaatcatctaagtaagggaaacaaaacatttaatgcttgtGTATGtttgcaatgcacataacatcataactctcatgtttgagTCGATtacaccttaagattacctgtcatttttccagtctccctgccaACCCGGGGTGTATAGGTGCACATTTGACAAAGTAACAGAGCAAGTACTTAATCCCAAActcatgcaacgtatgaccgtgaatctcatcatgttcatatgcatatttcataaatcaaaatatgtaaaatgcaatctacatgacatactcgtaacaagacatgacaacatgataagatcataacACTTGGTCAAGTTGGaaaataccacttaccttgtaaaaatataattttgctcctaacataattttgcttcaaaattcatgtcAGACTTCCAAtagtactcaattatgaaccttaaCGTACCCTgacatcataattatttaagaaaatcaaatttctaatttttctctaatttttccaatttcctcctattatttcctcaagattatgaaataaatattttcttataacattttctcaatttctcttcacaataattcctaaaacaatattcctaaaccctagaaattttctcataattttaaaaattcatattctatttatttctcattttctctttgattttcaagcatctattgccttaaaaatccataataaatactaataatgtatttctcttccaatttcaccataaaaaattctaaaatatcattctaatatttctgcaatttttaaagaaatttttgaagataacttaccTTCCCACGGagtgattcggtattcttctatattgcgatgaaatctcgatttgcgtatccaacaacgcattttgtcacaaattttcacacgaactactaaactcaacctatagaatttttctatattatttatttctctttctcaaatatctctcttactctcaaatctttctttcttacaacctttctctttaTAATTCAAGTCTtccaacctttcaagttttctctatttatagaaattgaattaaatttaatataattgtagtgatccactatattttattattttatcattttttaaaattattttttactaaatctcactcataatatttaattatttgtccatactctactttatcttccacatttctccattaatttacctattatctttgattatttaggcatactctactttgtctcccacatttctccattaattcatctattattttttattatttgttcacaccatattttgtctctcatttttctccattaattgacccattatctttgattatttgttcacactctactttgtctccacatttctccattatttcaccaactatctttaattattttttactttaattattttcaactaaatcttattttgaatagactattctttcatttagtccaTAAATTTAACCCCACTTttttagcctactaactctaagcccatttacttaacatttattTTCTCAACTTAACCCATTAACTATAAGTctatttacttagcctttttctttttcaatttagcctactaattctaaacctatttacttaatttttttttttcaacttagaccactaattctaagctcatttacttaatatttattttttttcaacttagcctactaactctaagcccatttacttaacgtttcatttttcaacttagtTTACTAACTCTAAatccattagttttctcaattataatttctaattgatgttaaaaaaatattttaaatataaaattaattattattattctcaaaatgctAGGATATTATAGCGGGCCTACGAATCATTATCGATTGATTCTGAACgttgacaatatatatatatattatgatatgtGATTTGTTACCTTGACAATGACATAAatcttataaattaatttcaagtattgaataaaattggataaaattgaGTTAATTGGAatataattaccaaaattaaaacgtttagataaatttacaaattcatGAAAtgctttgagttttttttttgttatttgtccacaaatttattattaataaataagattatttaaaatttaaaaaacaaagtgCACATATTGCATCATGGTATTGGTAGCCATTTTTTAAGCTCAATAGTTAAGTTTCAataatgtatattattattttcaaagtaaagtatattattttaaatttaaaataattttattaattaatgataaatatatcatattttattaactaataatatcGTGTTCAACATTCtctaaaaatatgatatatttattaaaatttaaccatTAAAGGTTACCTTTCTAATTATAAATCTTACGAGGTTTATGGTCATTTACAGTGCAACCCAGTTAATTGCCAGAATAGTTTTCCATAATTATCGTCCAATCAcgtagaatatatatatatatatatatagagagagagagagagagagagagtttgcaAGGGCAATTTAGGAATAGAagagtttgaatttttttgtctctttatAAGTTAACGTTATGAACCAACAGGGTGACACCCGTTGATCGTCGAGAGACGGTTCCGCGCTTGTTGCCGCCCCCTCTTCGCTGCATGTGGTTGCTGAAGTTCTCATTTCCAAAACTCTGATCTAAATCCAAATTTAGAAAATCGCAAACGAAACCCTAATTTCACATTCTCTTCAGACTCGTCTGAATCTATGGATCAATCAATCAATCGCAGTCTTTTCCTTGACGACATCCGCGGTTCCAAGATTGAATATATCCTGAATATTTGGATTTGATTGAATCCGCAACAGGCAACATTGCGAGGTTCTTGCTCTTTTTCGTCGCTTCGTTTGTTTCCAGACACAGAGCAGGAAAGCGAAGATAAAGACGAGAAAGCTCTGACTTCTTGAGCTATCTGTCCTCGTTCAGGCTTCCGCCAAACTCTCCCCATCTCAACTTTCCTTCGCAAAACTATTTCGCTTGGTTTAGGTGTGGTGAGTTTTGAATTCCACGAACGCAAAAGAAAATAACGCAGGGTTTGAAATGTTTGTAACCTTTCTCTGAGActgatacacacacacacacctatgAATACATGTCTACATAATTTACTATAAtcaactttaattaattaaagagcTGAATCAGATTTTTGATTTAGGAAGAGATTTATTTTGAACGATGTCAGACTAAGGCCTTGAGTTATGATGAATTTGCTCTGCTATAGGactatgaagaaagagaaagtagAATACGATCTATTATGTACGTAGTTGACGACTATTTCAATGAATTGGTTACAAATACATCTTTGTTAAACTCTCCTGCGAGGTTTTGATCCTTCTATTTCCTCCCAAATTCTAGCAACAAGATTGGTAAGTCTTGCAGTTTTCATTCTTTGCTAGTCTTGCAGTTTTCATTCTTTCTAATAAACATCCTTGTGCTATGCTACTTTCGAGTGATGAATTAATGATAAAACTAACATATTGTTAGGTTGATAGCTTATACAAAGTTTTGGAGTTAAACCAGCATTGGTCCAACTCCAGCTTTAATTTGTCCTGAGTGTTAGATTTGGTAGACAACCCCTCAGCATTGCAATATGCTACAGGGAGTTGCCAGGAACAAACATGATTGCCTGAGGGAATTTTATAGTTTTAACTGTAGATTTAAATTGATTGAGACTCTGAAGTGGGCATATCATTCCTATTAACTTGCAAATTGTAAATCATAAGCTTCGTTGCTTCAGAGTCATTATCATCAAGAAGGTGACATGTAGAAAGTGTTTTAGGAGCGGAACACATAGATGTAGTGTAATAACTAACTTTCCATcatgttatattattttatattgcaACTCACTTGGATAACATTTCATACCCGTTCGTGCACTGAAAGATATCTCACTCTATGCTACTCGAATTTCAGGGAGTCGATAACTTTTAGGAGAAAGCATGGCTAGTGTTCAAGATATCATTGTTTCAGCTACTGTTAACATTATTTCTGCAATTATCTTCCTTGTGGCCTTTGCAATATTGCGCCTTCAACCATTCAATGATAGAGTTTACTTCCCAAAGTGGTATCTGAAGGGCATAAGAGGCAGTCCAACACATTCCAAAGCTCTTGTATCAAAGTTCATCAACTTGGACTTCAAAACATACATAAGGTTCTTGAATTGGATGCCTGCAGCATTAAGAATGCCAGAACCCGAGCTCATAGATCATGCAGGACTTGACTCTGTTGTATATATTCGAATTTATCTTCTTGGGTGAGTTTTTAGTCTATTTTTCTGTTTATAATTGTGTGATGGATCATATTATGCTGTAACTTCTTTTCTACTAATCTCatattccaaatttttctcTGTATATAGCATTCCTTAATAgttcattttcttatatattttaattgttgtgcTTTTGGAATTAATAGGCACTTTCACTTTCAGAAGGCTGAAAGGCTTAGTATGTTTAACCAATCCTCTAACTTCTcttagttttaaattaaatgttaatgatTGTCTTATCTGGACTTTGTGCAGCCTGAAAATTTTTGTCCCAATAGCTGCACTTGCTTTTGTGGTGCTGCTGCCTGTAAACTGGACTGGGGAAACATTAGAAAAAATGAATGTTAAAGTTAAAGATTTAACATTCAGTGATATTGACAAACTCTCAATATCCAATGTGCCAGCTGGATCTAAAAGGTGAGAAATGTTCTTTTGTGCATTTTCTATGTTTTTGTATGTCTTTTCTTGTATTTGAGGTCTATCAAATCATTATACGTGAAAagataatgaaaatatatattgaattagATTTTGCTCCCTGCAGTTTTCGTGAAAAACACACTTCAGTGTGATTTTTACAAGATACGCAATAACCTTCCTGTAGATCAAATATTTTTGGGCAAAATTAGCATGGAAAAAATATGCTCAACTCTAACAGATCATATTCATATTGCACTTAGTCTGACCGTAAGAAGGGTAGGTGTGGAGTTTGAACTCACAGAGGGTCACATGCTTTTCATAATTTGCACCAGGTTATATCATCCTTGTCAAAAGGCTATGCTTTTAAATGCAAAGTGTGATCAGATGTTGAGTATGTTTTCTTTCGATGAAGTAGTGTTCTAAAAGGTGGCCGCCTAAGCGCTAGGCGGACCTCGGCCGCCGCGATTAAGGCCAAATCGGCCCCCCTAGGCGCCGGCCCGATTAATGGGGCCCGATCGGCGCCTAGCCGCCTGGGTCGCGCGCGGCCTGGACTTGTCGCCTTGCTCCTTGCTGCTTGCTGCGCCATCTTCGTCCTTGCTTCTTGCAGCAAGCCATCTTCCTCCTTGCTGCTTGCAGCAAGCAGCAAGCATCATCTTGCTGTTGCTGTTGCTCGTTCAtcttaaataatatcaaaaaattaaaataaaaaaatatatatttttcctagGCGCTCTAGGCGCTAGGCTCCCGTCTGGCCCCAACTAGTGCCGTTTTAGAACACTAGTCAACTATCATTCATTAAGAATCTTGTTTGCTTCTTATTGTGGCTTTAGTTTTAGATAATCTTGGCCTACCTGTTCACAGtgaaatgtataattattaCTGGAAGCCAGCCATCAAATAACTATGATATAATTTTCCGTTGTGGTGCAATGTACCTTGAGTTAGCTTCTGGAGCATCTGTGAATGTTTGAATGTACAAGGTTTTGAGATTCcgaattatcaaaatttattacaaTAAGACACAAAATATGGAAACATCGTGTGCCTTGTCCACTGGCCTGCCATTTTATTTTCTACCTCGTGTATGGAAACTTTCTAATGTGGTCCTTTAAATTACATTTCATGACACTCTTCTTGTTATTTCCCTTCAGATTTTGGGCACATCTGACAATGGCCTATGTCTTCTCATTTTGGACATGCTATGCGCTTTACAAGGAATACAAGTACATAGCTAATTTGAGATTGCATTTTCTTGCTTCTGAACAACGTCGTCCTGATCAATTCACTGTAAGTTTGTTGAAAGTTTCAATACAGTTATGTACTATTGTTTGTTTTATAATCTTGTCCTTGTAGATATTAGTTttgtcattttgtttttctttatataaaaaGGGATCCATGGTCTATTTGGCAGCCAACTGTAATTAAAAACAGGTTCATATTATTTCCTGCACTAACGTGGCTGCAAGTACAAAGGATCAATATTTgacattataaaattatgttttgaccGCACTAGCAACTAGCATTTCACAATAGATTAAAGCAAGAATCATAAGGTACTGATCTAATATTACTCCTTATTTCCTATGACTTTAGTttgttaaaaacaaaatatttcctTGTCTGatctaaatcttatttcttaCTGTGCAAGAGTCGGTAGGAATGCCAACAAAGTCCTGCTTCTATTCTCTTGCCAATTCCAATGGGTTAAAAATTTGAGAGCACTgctatttttttatgatttatctcTTAAATGAAAAGAAAGGGCTGATTTTTGGTTTGAGCATTTGAGTTCTAGTGACAGTCAACctaaattcatgtagccaaccccgtGTGGTAGGATAAAGGCTTGAGATGTTGTGTATAGGGTTTGAGTTCTATCATTGTCATTGCTCTAGATTCTCTTCAGTGGGAAAACATAAGTTCATGGATTTTGAGTATTATGGATGTTGAACAACCACTCTATCCTGTAGAGTGACAAGTGTAGCATGTTGATCATGTAACTTGAACCTTGTTTGATCTAGTTTCAATGGTTGTTCGATCTCCTAGCTAACATTTATTGACAATGGAACAcattatttatcataaatatgTTGTAACATTGGACTCTATGCATATTAATTTGTCGTGATTGTTCATCTGTGATAGAGACAAACAGTTGTATATATTACTGGTGTTCAGGTTTTGTTATAGGCTTTTAAGACATGCCAGTATAAGTTGAATTCATCAAATGTTGCATATGTAATGTCTCAATCAATTTTGTGGCATGCTGCCGTTTAGTTTGCAGAACATAAGAAAATGTAAGTCTCAttagtttcttttgttttatttcagtGACCATTAAATGTAAGTTGACTGTAGCAATGAATTGATGATGGTTGCAAATCTATGCTTCCCGCTGTTATATCTGgagtgatatatattttatccaCTCTtcgtaaaaaaaatattttgtccaCATTTTATACTAACTTGACGTGTCTTCAGTTTTCGGTagctttattttattatttccaatttactcTGCAGGTCCTTGTGAGAAATGTTCCTCCTGATCCAGATGAATCAGTTAGTGAGCACGTTGAGCATTTCTTTTGTGTAAATCACCCTGATCATTATCTTTCACATCAGGTTTATTCCTATTTCAATTAACTGCACCTTTCTCCCACATTGTGGGTAAAATAGCAACTTCTCTTATTGCTTTATTTTTAAGCTAGAGAATTAAGTATAGCTTCAAAGttcactttaatttctagtttgTGCATTTGGATTTTGAGGTACACATTGCAGCCAGATTaaactttataaatattttggaagTTTTGTTATGAATATTAGCTTCGAGTTCATAGTGTCACCAATTCTTGTGATTACGAGCATGTAGATTGTATACAATGCAAATAAGCTTGCAAAATTGGTGGCAACAAAGAAGAGTATGCAGAATTGGCTTGTTTATTACCAAACCAAATATGAAAGGGAACCTACTAAAAAGCCAATTACCAAGGTAGTTTTCTCCATATAatcttcaattttgattttcttcgaTTTAGATTCTTTCTTTAGCTAGTTATTTTTACCTTTTCTAATGGATATtgcttatatataaaattgataaCCTGCTATAATGTTCTATAGACAGGTTTTTGGGGCCTTTATGGTGAAACTGTGGATGCAATTGACCATTACACAGCTGAAATTGGAAGGTTGAGCGAAGAAGTAAGTTTTGACTTACAAATTGTATTTGTCtcaacattttgtttttatcaatTTAACATCATATATTAGATTATCTATGGGTACATGCAAGGCAAGGCCCTTGTGTATTAGTGTAGACTAACACATTAAAGTTGAGTTTTGGATTATGGGTTAAGTCGGTTTCTCTCGTTGTATCAACACTCAAAATGATTTCACTATGACGTATTCTAACGTTCTCCATTAACCCATCCTATTAACATACGAGGGCTGGCCTTGGATGGTGCTATGGTTGCTTCTCTCATATTTGTGAGTCACAGGTTTAAAAGTGAAACAACCTTTTTTGCAGGGTAAAGCTCCAGATATTTAGTCATGTACCCCATAACAATAAGGTTGTGTCTTGGTTGGCTCCCTTTCATAGGGTCTTACTACTTTTTACTTATATCTGATCAAGCAAATAGCACATTGTCAGGTATTACCTATTGTCAAGTTTAGACATCACAATGTATGCATTGGTCTAGAGATTTGTAAGCTCTTACAATATGCATGAAAACTTTATCAATTTTTTGTAAGATCTATAATGCACTTCTATGGTAAAGTGCGAATATAGGTGTGCAAATTTGAGAGTAGATGGGGAAGGAGAGACTAACTCAGATTTTAAATCTTTTGATAGGCTAAAAAGGATTGAACCAAAGAAATTTATGTCATCAAATTGTGATTATAACAAACATCTTTgataaaattagtttgattGTACACTCTATTAGATTTGAAAAGCATAAAGTTAATACAAGTATATGCATTAGATGGGTTGGAATCACATAATTTAGCCAAGAGAGTTCAGTGGGAGTTCATCTAAGATATAAGCCATTACAACTTTCCACTAAAACAAGACTAAACTGTTTCGCTAGGTAATGAGCTCTATGTTACTAGAGTTTTTGCAAAGGTATAATGAGTTTATGGATGGGCAAGTTATGTGGATCTGACCTAGATGTTGGTTGCTTGTGGTCATCACAATCATATTAATGGCAGTTATGCCTTATAAATAAAGGTAACAATATTATGTACTTTCTCATTTGGAAAAAATACCCGTTTAGTCAAGCATGGCTTTGTTACCTCTTCATGAAACTCaagtttagttttttatttgatcATGCTTGTTTGTATGTTTACTTATTAGGAAATCCTGAGCTAATTGGCAATCTTGGTCAGCTGGTTAAATAGCTAAAGTGGccttttatcttttgtatttcCTTTAGAATTTAGTATTCTTTTCAAAAAGGCAAGGAAAATCTAACTTGGTGCATAAAAGTTGACAAGAGTAACAATTTCTACTAGGTATTTGAAACCTACCATGTATCAGTTAACAATTTGTCATCAAAATTAATCTGACTAGATATTTGCTAAAGCTTGGGTGGTTAAGCAGTTGACCTCAACATTCTATCTTGAGTTTGATTGATTTCTGGGTGAATTATACTGAATGAGCATAATAATCTGTAAATTATTTGTATAACTTGATGATTTAAAAGCAATTCAATTTCTAGCTCTCTAAGAAGAATTTCTTTTTCCTGTTTCTGTTTTTTAATGTGACTTGTAGCTTGTGAAGAAGGGTCTACTTTCTTGGCCTATATCTAACCCACCCCTCCTGCACTTTATATTCCATATCATCAGATACACTGGAAATGGACTTCTCTAATGAACTGCTGGTGGCTTGTGGGTTTGATAAGCTCATGGGGACCTTTTAACTTCTGTCAAATGTTATTTCTTGTCCTTCTGTGTTAAAAATGGCCATTGTCTTGACCTTGCAACCTTTTCAATTCAAAGGGACAGTTTTTGAATATATCTCCTTTTCCCCCTTGCTATCTATATCTTGTGTCCATTATTTGCCTTGCCTGTACCTGGGTTTGTAAGAAAGATGATTTTGGACAGGGATGTAAGTGATGAATTTTAGGGTGATAATGACTCACCATCTATTGAGATGTCTATGTCTGGATCATATTTCAAGTTATTACACAATATGTCATATtccaacttttcttttcttttctttgttgcCTTTGATAGTTAATCATTTTACAAACTGGCTAGTTATGTCACATacattcttttctttgttgCTTTCAAGAAAATCGCTTAAAGCCAGGCCTTGTGCTGGAATGGTCACGCTGTTGCTGGGACATGATTATCTTCTGAACTTTTTCTTTTGCACAATCCCAGCGTGCTAGAATGTTCGAGTAATGTTCCGGATTccaatgaaaaattatttatttctttatctaTTTTTGTGTAGGAAGCTGTAGAAAGAGAAAAGGTCATAAGTGATCCTAATGCCATAATTCCAGCAGCATTTGTTTCGTTCAAATCACGATGGGGAGCAGTTATCTGTGCTCAAACTCAGCAAACGAGTAACCCAACTATTTGGTTGACTGAATGGGCTCCTGAACCACGTGATGTTTATTGGGATAATCTTGCGATACCATATGTTGAACTCAGTGTCCGAAGATTGCTCATGGCTGTTACTCTATTTTTTCTAACATTCTTTTTCATGATTCCTATAGCATTTGTTCAATCTTTGGCCAATATTGAGGGCATTGAGAAGGTTTTTCCTTTCTTGAAGTCAGTAATAGAAACGTAAGTCACTTTACTGCTTTACCTAGTTAATTTTTATGGTGCTTAGCCCCTATCATTATCACATAATTTCAAAGGAAGCTCTTGAAATGCCAAGTTAAATTTATTCCATGGCCATTTCCACTGTTTGACATTATCCCAGCGTTGAAGTTTTAATAGTAACAAAAAATGGAAGCTTGATGTTATGTTGGATTAGTTAATGCTGATGAGTGATTGGAAACCAGCCTGCATGCTAATAAGTGCTGTTCTATTTGGTTTTTCCAATTAACAACTAAAAGACAATAAGTAAAAaaagtgaagatgaagaagcaATATTTTTGAGGCCATACTCCTACTTCTgacaaattgaaaatttaataaaacaaaaatatatatgaaatggTTAACAATATATACTAATGTTTAATGAAACTACTTTTTGGAGTCAAAGTATCCTGAGGGAGAGCCTTGGTGGCAATTGTAAAGTTGCTTCTTTATGACCAAAAGGTCATGGTCACGAGTTATGGAAACAGGTTCTTTGCAAAAAACAAAGGGTAGGCTGCAAGAAATACAATCCTGTCAACCCTTGCAAAGTGAAGAACCTTGTGCATTGGGGACACTTTTCTTTAACTCCTTTTAAACTCAATTAGCAAATGAGTTGAAAGATATCCAGCATTATGGAGTTTTGTTTTGGATGTTTCTTTTATCTCTGTTCCTTTGGCTTTTAGAGTTTTTCTTTCAAGGAGATGAGTTTGGATGAAATAAGTATCTAAATGTTGGAAATTTCTCTTAACAGGGATGTGATCAAGTCTTTCGTTCAGGGTTTTCTTCCAGGAATTGCATTAAAGATATTCCTTATCCTTCTTCCAACAATCCTCATGACTATGTCCAAAATAGAGGGATTCACTGCTCTGTCATCTTTGGATAGACGATCAGCAGCAAAGTATCATTTATTCTTGCTTGTTAATGTCTTTCTTGGAAGCATTATTACTGGAACAGCATTACAGCAGCTTAAAACCTTCTTAAACCAATCTGCAACCGAGTATGATCCTTGTTTGCTTTTATAAGGCTTGAATTTCATTACTTTTGGGGGGGTGGGGAGGATAGGAATGTTGATGTCTAAATTAAGATGATTCAAATGCTAGTGGATACCGTTGATTATTTTAGCTACTGAGAACGCCTAGAGCTCAATTTTTATATGAGCAACTTGCTGAAGGGAATTAAATTGtgtcataaatacatatgattattgtataaaaataatcatcaataatttcTGAACGTcccatattattttctatttcaagTAGGAGTGACCC
The Diospyros lotus cultivar Yz01 chromosome 12, ASM1463336v1, whole genome shotgun sequence DNA segment above includes these coding regions:
- the LOC127787060 gene encoding CSC1-like protein At4g02900; amino-acid sequence: MASVQDIIVSATVNIISAIIFLVAFAILRLQPFNDRVYFPKWYLKGIRGSPTHSKALVSKFINLDFKTYIRFLNWMPAALRMPEPELIDHAGLDSVVYIRIYLLGLKIFVPIAALAFVVLLPVNWTGETLEKMNVKVKDLTFSDIDKLSISNVPAGSKRFWAHLTMAYVFSFWTCYALYKEYKYIANLRLHFLASEQRRPDQFTVLVRNVPPDPDESVSEHVEHFFCVNHPDHYLSHQIVYNANKLAKLVATKKSMQNWLVYYQTKYEREPTKKPITKTGFWGLYGETVDAIDHYTAEIGRLSEEEAVEREKVISDPNAIIPAAFVSFKSRWGAVICAQTQQTSNPTIWLTEWAPEPRDVYWDNLAIPYVELSVRRLLMAVTLFFLTFFFMIPIAFVQSLANIEGIEKVFPFLKSVIETDVIKSFVQGFLPGIALKIFLILLPTILMTMSKIEGFTALSSLDRRSAAKYHLFLLVNVFLGSIITGTALQQLKTFLNQSATEIPKTVGVSIPMKATFFITYIMVDGWAGIAAEIVRLVPLVMFHLKNTFLVKTEKDREQATDPGSLDFATYEPRIQLYFLLGLVYSVVTPILLPFVIVFFAFAFMVFRHQIINVYDQKYESAASFWPDVHRRIIIGLIISQLLLMGLMSTKKAEHLTPFLIALPILTIWFHLFCKGRFESVFKIFPIQDAMVKDTLERATEPNLNLKAYLQDAYVHPVFKDGEFQRPAAIDEEENSPLVPTKRVSQRESKYGSDEGSENGIVE